A window of Candidatus Nitrospira allomarina genomic DNA:
CTAGTGAAGCGCTGCGTCATGTCTACCGGGAAATTATGTCGGCCTCCCTTTCTCTCGAGGGAACTCAAACGGTCGCGTATCTAGGGCCACCTGCCACGTTTACGCATCTGGCTGCCATGCGGAAGTTCGGGGGATCGGCCGACTATGTGTCGGTCAATAGCATTAAGGATGTGTTTGATGAAGTGGAACGGGGACGTATGCGGTTTGGCGTGGTTCCCATAGAAAATTCAACGGAAGGGGTGGTCAACCATACGTTAGATTTGTTCGTGGACTCACCCTTGTTGATTTATGGTGAAGTGATGCTGGAAGTGTCTCATCACTTTCTTTCGAAAGCGGAAAAATTAGAAGAAGTTAAGACGGTCTATTCTCATCCGCATGCCCTTGCCCAATGCCGAAACTGGCTGGAAACCAATTTGCCTTCTGTGAATTTTGCGGAAGAGCCCAGTACGGCTCGGGCTGCTGAGCGGTGCGTGAGTGATTCAACAGCAGGGGCCATTGCCTCCGAATTAGCTGCCCAGCTGTATGGGTTGAATATTCTGCGATCACGAATTGAAGATAACATTAATAATTTCACCAGGTTTCTCATTTTATCCCAAAAGGGAGCTGAACCAACCGGTCGTGATAAAACCTCGATCATTGTCTCAGCAAAGGACCGGGTTGGAGCTTTGTATGACCTGATCCGCCCGTTTTCATCGCACGGCATTAGTATGACCAAAATTGAATCACGGCCTACCCGACGAAAAGTCTGGGAATATTTGTTTTATATGGATTTGGAGGGACATCAGGACGATGATCGCCTGAAGAAAGCCCTGGAGGAAGTCAGGTCTCGTTGTTTGATGATGAAGGTTCTGGGTTCGTATTCTTCTCATCAGTAGAGTCTGGCCCAACCTGTAGCCCTTGAATGGTGGGAATCCGGAAGGGGCTGGCGAAAAGGATCGTCTCAAGTAGATATAGAATTTTTCTAATTTTTTCCGCATGTGTACAAAAGAAAGAATGTAAGCCCATGCCATTGCGTGTTCATCCCACAATCGCCTCGTTAACCCCATATTCTCCAGGGAAACCTTTGGACGAATTGGAGCGGGAACTAGGAATAACTCAGGCAATTAAACTGGCCTCAAATGAAAATCCTTGGGGTCCTTCGCCGAATGCGCTACAGGTTTTAGCGGGTGCAGCCGCGTCGCTACACCGGTATCCGGATGGCGGGGCTCACTACCTTCGGCAAGCGTTAGCCGAGCGGTGGAAGGTTTCCGATGATCAGGTTCTGGTGGGCAATGGGTCAGATGAAATCATTAGTCTCTTAGTTCGCGCGTTTCTCTCTCCTGGTGATGAAGCGGTAATGGCCGATCTGACGTTTGTCATGTACAGGCTCTCTGTGTTGGGAGGGCATGGTGTGCCGGTAGAAGTGCCCTTGAAAAATTGGGTCCATGATATAGCGGCCATGGTTGACGCGGTCACCGACCGCACGCGGCTCTTTTTTCTCTGCAATCCGAATAATCCTACGGGCACCATGCTGACGGCACGGGAGATCGATGGCTTTCTCTCCCGACTTCCCGATCATGTGGTCGTCGTATTTGATGAGGCGTATTATGAATACGTGCGACATCCCGATTTTCCTGACAGCTTGCAATATGTTCGTGACGGGCGGCCGGTTGTGGTACTACGGACATTTTCAAAAATATATGGATTGGCAGGGTTGCGAGTGGGTTATGGGTGTACGACCAAAGAAATCGCCGGATATGTGAATCGTGTTCGTCCCCCTTTCAACGTGAATAGCTTGGCTCAAGAAGCCGCACGAGCAGCCCTTTCGGATGACGATCATGTGGCCAAAAGCCGGGCTATGAATGAAGCCGAAATGACGTTTCTGCAAGAGAGGCTGATCACCATGGGCTTAGAGCCCGTTCCCAGTCAAGCCAACTTTTTGTATTTCAATGTAGGGATTGATGGAAGACGTGCGTTTGATGCCTTGCTTCGGGAAGGCGTCATTGTTCGGCATATCCGTGGGCCAATGCTCCGAGTGACGATTGGGCAACCGACCGAAAATCGGCGCTTTCTTGAATCGTTAACTCGAGTGCTCTCCACTCTGTCCTAGCGCAAGGATTCTGATTCATTTAATGGTTATCGTCTTAAAACCCGAAGCCACAGAGCAGAATGTTGATCACTTAATTGATCGTCTTCGTTCGTTAGGGATGGTCACTCAAATCACGAAGGGGAAAGAACGGACCATTGTAGCAGTGCTTGGCGATGACCGGGTGCTGCAAGGACAACCCTTGAGCGTGTTTCCCGGTGTGGAAAGTGTGACTCCGATTCTAGCTCCCTGGAAGTTAGTGAGCCGTGAATTTCAAAAACACGATTCCGTCATCGACGTGGCCGGCGTGAAAGTTGGGGGAAGTCGGATCGTGATTATGGCCGGTCCTTGCGCAGTGGAGAAATTAGAAATTACGGTGGGCATTGCCCAAGAAGTGGCTAGAGCCGGTGCCACCATTTTGCGTGGCGGCGCGTATAAGCCTCGTACATCGCCCTATTCCTTTCAGGGGTTGGGACAGGAAGGATTGGAGTTTTTGGCTGAGGCCAGGAGACAAACAGGCCTTCCGGTAGTAAGTGAAATTTTGGATGCTCGTGATCTCGGACATTTTTTGGAAAAAGCGGATGTGATCCAAGTTGGCGCCCGCAATATGCAAAATTTTGAACTGTTAAAAGAGGTTGGGGCCTATGACAAACCCGTTTTATTGAAACGTGGGCTGTCGGCCACGATTAAAGAGTTACTCTTATCCGCGGAATATATTATGTCCCGTGGCAATCGGAATGTCATGCTGTGTGAAAGGGGAATTCGCACCTTTGAGCCTCAGTATCGCAATACGCTCGACTTAAGTGCGGTGCCCACCCTGAAAGAAATGACGCATTTGCCTGTTATTGTTGATCCAAGCCACGCAACCGGGAATTGGAAGCTTGTGGCCCCTTTGGCCAAAGCCGCAATTGCGGCTGGAGCTGACGGCTTGTTGATTGAAGTCCATTCTAATCCTGAATGTGCCTTGTGCGACGGAGAGGAATCGCTGAAGCCCAGCCGGTTTACCCAACTCATGAATGATTTACAAAAGGTGGCGCAGGCTGTCGGCCGGGAACTTTGATTGTTCTCTAGTGATTCCGACACTTTTGCCTTGCATCATGTCGACCTCCCATTCAGAACCGTTGTTCCGGCACGTGTCCATTATCGGGATAGGCCTGCTTGGAGGCTCTCTCGGCCTTGCACTGAAGGAACAGGGCTTAGCCAAAACGGTCGTCGGGGTCGGTCGTCGACAAGAAAATCTCGAACTAGCCGTGCGAATGGGTGCCATTGATCAATTTGTCCTGGAGCCACATCGGGCGGTGAGCCGATCGGATCTAATTGTCCTGGCCACTCCTGTAGAGACTTACCTCTCCCAAATTGACCTGTGGGGAAAAGAGCTGGCCCCGTCGGCTATCGTGAGTGATGTGGGGAGCGTGAAGGGCCAACTGGTCTCAAAAATTGAAGCCCGGTTGCCTCCTTCGACATTTTTTATCGGCGCCCATCCGATTGCCGGAAAAGAAAAATCGGGGGTGGCGCACGCCGATTCGCATTTGTTTCAAGGCGCTCGATGTATTCTGACTCCGACTCCCCATACGAATGCCCAGGCTCTGGAAAGGGTTCGTCATCTTTGGGATACTGTCGGATCTGTGGTGGCGTTGATGGATCCCATGGACCACGATTGGGTTTTCGGTGCAGTGAGTCATTTGCCGCATATCGCGGCTTTTTCTCTCATGCACACCTTGGAGACATTGCAAGGACGAACATCTCAGCCGTCGGACTTGCTGAATTTTTCTGGCGGAGGGTTGCGCGATACCACGAGGATTGCGGCCAGTTCTCCTGAAATGTGGCGGGATATTTGTGTGGCCAATCATGGGAATTTGGTCGAGATGGTTGATCGGTATATTCAACAGCTACAACATTTTCGGGAGTTGTTGAGCAAACGGGATGCATCTGGATTGTACGAGGCGATTGCACGGGCCAAAGCCACACGAGAACGTTTGATATGAGTCAGTTCACCCTTCTTCCGACCAAAAGACCCCTTCGGGGCAGCCTGTCCGTACCGGGGGACAAATCCATTACGCATCGCGCCCTCATCTTTGGAGCCTTGGCGCAGGGCCGAACACGTATTGCGGGCTACTCTAGAGGCGAGGATTGCCTGAATACCCTTGATGCGATTCGTGCCTTAGGCGCGGATGTACAGGAAACGCCTGAGGGACTTGAGGTGGCCGGCAAAGGACTTTGGGGCCTGCAGGAACCTTCGAATGTGTTGGATTGTGGAAATTCCGGGACGGGTTTGCGCCTTTTGGCCGGCGTCTTAGCCGGGCAAAATTTCTTTTCCGTTCTGACTGGGGATTCCTCTCTGAGAAGTCGTCCGATGGGCCGGGTAGTCACTCCTCTCCGTCAAATGGGGGCCGTCATCTCGGGAAGACGTGGCGGTGAGTTGGCTCCTTTGGCTATTCAAGGAACAGGGCTCAAGGGGATTCTCTACGAATCTCCTGTCGCAAGTGCCCAAATTAAATCGTGCATCCTCTTGGCCGGGCTCTTTGCCGAAGGGACGACCATTGTGAAGGAGCCTAGACGATCCCGAGATCATACGGAGCGTCTCTTATCCTATTTGGGAGTTCCCCTCCAGGTTGATGGGTGCATCGTGCAACTTCAAGGCCGACCCTCCTTTGATGGAAAGTCGATTGAGGTCCCTGGAGATATCTCGGCTGCGGCGTTTTTTATGGTTGCAGCATCGATCGTTCCCGATTCGGATATCCTGCTCACTGATATAGGATTGAATCCGGAACGAACGGGCATTCTGGATATTCTCCTCGAGATGGGAGCTGATATCACCATCGTCAACCAAAGAGAAAAATCGGGGGAACCGGTAGGTGATATCCGTGTGCGGTCTGCTCCGCTGAGGGGAATGACCATTGGGCCTGAACTCATTCCCAAATCGATTGATGAATTGCCTATATTGTGTGTGGCTGCCGCTATGGCCCATGGACAGACACGCATTACCGGAGCACACGAACTCCGCGTGAAAGAGACCGATCGCATTCGAGCTATGGCGACAGAATTATCCCGTCTCCAGGTTGAAGTTGAGGAACAGCCGGATGGTTTAGTCATTAATGGCGGTTCCCTTATTAAGGGTGCGGTTTGCCAGAGTTATGGCGATCACCGTGTTGTGATGTCGCTGGCCATCTGCGGATTAGTGGCGGAGTCTCCTATTACCATTGAGGATGTGGCATGCGTTGAGACATCATTCCCGGGGTTCAAAGATAAGCTGTTGGATTTATTGACAAATTCTTAGCGACCATTATAATGCTCCGGAATTTAGTTCGTAAAAGGAGAACAGGGCCGTTCAACGTTGTCGGTTAGTGATCACTATTGACGGTCCAGCTGGAGTCGGGAAGAGTACTGTGGCCAAGAGTCTGGCTACCCGTCTCGGATATGTTTACCTGGATACGGGGGCTTTGTATCGAGCGATTGCCTGGAAAGTTCAACAAGAACACCTTGACCCGAATAATCTTACTTACATCCAAGCACTTCTAGCGCGGACCGATCTGCGACTGATGCCGAGTGGGGATGTCCTTTCCATTTGGATCGATGGGCAGGCAATTAATCAGGTGGTCATCAGAACGCCAGACATTAGCCAGTTGGCTTCCTGCATTGCAGCTATTCAGTCCGTCAGGGACTGGTTACTCCCGATTCAGCGAAAAGTTGTTGGTGAAGTTGGGATTATTGCTGAAGGAAGAGATATGGGGACGCGAGTATTCCCTAGTGCTGATATAAAGTTTTTTCTCGATGCGGAATTGGAGATTCGAGCGAACCGACGGCAACGCGAATTAGGTCAACAAGGGAAAGTTATAGATTTGAAGACCGTGCGTAACGACATGGCCGTCCGAGATGATCGTGACCGGACAAGAATGGTCGACCCTTTACGTCCGGCGCCTGAGGCGATCATGATTGATACCTCTCGACAATCTGTTGAAGAAGTTATCGGCCACATGATGCAATTCATATCGGATCGTTTGTGAGTGGAATGGCCTACGGGCTGTTATGGATCCTGTTTAATGGGTTGGCGCGCCTCCTGTTTCGATTTCGGACAGAAGGTTCCCAACACTTTCCCAAAACAGGAGGGATTATCGTTGCGGCTAATCATGCCAGTTACTTTGATATTCCCTTGTTAGGGTGCGCGATTCCGCGGCGGGTTTTTTTTTTAGGGAGAGCGAGCTTATTTCCCAATCGGTATCTGAATTGGGCCTTGCAAAAGCTCGGCTGGATCCCTTTAAAAACGCACAGACTGGACAGGAAAGCATTTGGGCAGGCACTCTCTCACTTGCAGGCAGGTGAACCCGTAGTTATTTTCCCCGAGGGGACAAGAACGGAGGACGGGTCCTTGCAGATCGGGAAGCCTGGTCTGGGTTATTTGGTAGCGGAATCACAATGCCAGGTGATTCCTGTGTATATTTCTGGTACCTTTACAGTTCTTCCCATTCAGGCTCGATGGCCGCGGCTGTTTCCGTTAAGGGTCAGCTTTGGAAAACCGTTGAAATTTTGTAAAGATGAGGGGAAGAGTGTCAAGTCATTTTATGAGGACGTAACGACAACAGTTATGAATCATATTGCTCAATTGGGTGGCGTTCCCTCTCCAACCCAGGATGCGTATGACACAGATTCAAAAAGCAAGTTGTGTGAATAATTATGGCAATCACCATTTAACCCGCCAAACTCGCCTGGAGGTATCAAAAGTCGGATGAATACTCTTACTCAACAACCTGAAAAAATTGATCGCGAAACTCTTGCCGCATTATACGACGAAACGTTTAAAAATATTGAAGAAGGAACGATTACCGAGGGCAGAGTCATTGATATCCAGCGAGATCGTGTGGTGGTGGATATTGGCTATAAGTCTGAAGGCATGATTCCTGCCGACCAATTTTCTCCTGAAGAGTTGGAACAGCTGGCGGTGAATGACCCTGTTCAAGTGTATATCGAGCAATGTGAGGATGCAGATGGCAATTTGCTCCTCTCCAAAGAAAAAGCCGACAAGATGAAGGTTTGGGAGGATTTGGAAGTTGCTCACAAAGATGAAAAACAAGTGCAAGGGAAAGTCATTTCTCGTATTAAGGGCGGCATGATCGTTGATATCGGCGTGAAGGCCTTTTTGCCAGGATCGCAAATTGACTTGACGCCGGTCAGAGATCTGGATGGTCTGGTCGGGAAAACGTATAACTTTAAAATTATTAAAATTAACCATCGTCGGGGTAATGTAGTAGTCTCCAGACGGGCGCTGCTCGAAGAAACTCGGGATAAACGAAGACAGTCGACACTGTCGACATTGTCTGAAGGCCAGTTGATTGAAGGCACTGTAAAGAACATAACGGATTATGGGGCGTTCTTGGATTTAGGAGGTATTGATGGCCTGTTACACATTACCGATATTTCCTGGGGCCGTGTGGGGCATCCATCCGATATGTTCTCCATTGGGGATCGAGTTGAAGTCTTGGTATTGAAATACGACCGGGAAACGGGTCGCATATCCTTGGGAGTAAAGCAAAAATCTCCAGATCCCTGGACAAAAGTTGAAGAAAAATATCCGGCAAGGAGTCGTGTGAATGGGAGAGTTGTGAGCCTGACCGATTATGGTGCGTTTGTCGAATTGGAGCCAGGCGTTGAGGGCTTGGTCCATGTGTCGGAAATGTCTTGGACTCATGAGGTTCGCCATCCATCAAAGGTCGTGTCTGTGGGCGATACCATAGAAGCTCAGGTCCTCCATGTTGACCAGCATAGCCGGAAGATTTCTCTTGGGATGAAACAAACCGCTCCTAACCCATGGGATATTATTGAAGACAAGTACCCTGAAGGAACGGAAATTGAGGGCAAAGTAAAAAGTGTCACCGATTTTGGCGCTTTTGTCGGTTTAGATGAAGGCGTCGATGGGTTGATCCATATTTCTGATATGTCGTGGACCAAGCATATTAAGCATCCTTCCGAGCTGTTTAAGAAGGGGCAATCGGTCAAAGCCGTTATATTGAAAATTGATAAAGAAAAAGAACGGTTATCTTTGGGGTATAAGCAGTTGATCTCGGATCCATGGGTCTCTGAAATTCCCCAGCAATATCATGTTGGCGAAGTCACCACCGGCAAAGTTTCCAAAATCGCCGACTTTGGAGTATTTGTGGAATTGGAAGGGGGCGTAGAAGGGTTGATTCACATCAGTGAGATCGGGCCGGATGTCCAGGAGCGCCTTGAGGAAAAATTTGCTGTTGGTCAGGAAGTAGCTGCGAAAATCGTTAAGGTTGATTGTGACGATCGGAAAATTGCCTTAAGTCTTTGGGAGCATTTGAAGGACCTAGAACAAACCGAGGTGGAAGAATTTAATAGCTCTCAAGGCAGCGTTGATCAAAGCCTCGGTGGGCGAGTTGTCCAAAAGAAAGATCAAGGGGATGAAGGCGAATAGGCTTCATGGGCAGGATGGTTTGGATGAGCGCCGGACTTATGGCCAATCCCGAATATCATGAGTAATGGGTATCCTCGATGGAAGCGCGTGCTGTGGATGATTCTCGGAGGCCTTGTCCTGTTTAGTGTTGGGAAAAGCCTGATTCCGGAATTGTTGTTAGCAGGTAAGGATGGTGTGGCTATCGTTCGGGTTGAGGGTCCCATTCTTGATTCGTATCAGACTGTCGAGGAACT
This region includes:
- a CDS encoding prephenate dehydrogenase yields the protein MSTSHSEPLFRHVSIIGIGLLGGSLGLALKEQGLAKTVVGVGRRQENLELAVRMGAIDQFVLEPHRAVSRSDLIVLATPVETYLSQIDLWGKELAPSAIVSDVGSVKGQLVSKIEARLPPSTFFIGAHPIAGKEKSGVAHADSHLFQGARCILTPTPHTNAQALERVRHLWDTVGSVVALMDPMDHDWVFGAVSHLPHIAAFSLMHTLETLQGRTSQPSDLLNFSGGGLRDTTRIAASSPEMWRDICVANHGNLVEMVDRYIQQLQHFRELLSKRDASGLYEAIARAKATRERLI
- the pheA gene encoding prephenate dehydratase — encoded protein: MELPEDMQQCRQEIDRLDDDILNILNERSQYVIKIGHLKKQQDSAAHLHTPGREVAIVERLMRKNPGPFPSEALRHVYREIMSASLSLEGTQTVAYLGPPATFTHLAAMRKFGGSADYVSVNSIKDVFDEVERGRMRFGVVPIENSTEGVVNHTLDLFVDSPLLIYGEVMLEVSHHFLSKAEKLEEVKTVYSHPHALAQCRNWLETNLPSVNFAEEPSTARAAERCVSDSTAGAIASELAAQLYGLNILRSRIEDNINNFTRFLILSQKGAEPTGRDKTSIIVSAKDRVGALYDLIRPFSSHGISMTKIESRPTRRKVWEYLFYMDLEGHQDDDRLKKALEEVRSRCLMMKVLGSYSSHQ
- the hisC gene encoding histidinol-phosphate transaminase, whose product is MPLRVHPTIASLTPYSPGKPLDELERELGITQAIKLASNENPWGPSPNALQVLAGAAASLHRYPDGGAHYLRQALAERWKVSDDQVLVGNGSDEIISLLVRAFLSPGDEAVMADLTFVMYRLSVLGGHGVPVEVPLKNWVHDIAAMVDAVTDRTRLFFLCNPNNPTGTMLTAREIDGFLSRLPDHVVVVFDEAYYEYVRHPDFPDSLQYVRDGRPVVVLRTFSKIYGLAGLRVGYGCTTKEIAGYVNRVRPPFNVNSLAQEAARAALSDDDHVAKSRAMNEAEMTFLQERLITMGLEPVPSQANFLYFNVGIDGRRAFDALLREGVIVRHIRGPMLRVTIGQPTENRRFLESLTRVLSTLS
- the aroA gene encoding 3-phosphoshikimate 1-carboxyvinyltransferase, which translates into the protein MSQFTLLPTKRPLRGSLSVPGDKSITHRALIFGALAQGRTRIAGYSRGEDCLNTLDAIRALGADVQETPEGLEVAGKGLWGLQEPSNVLDCGNSGTGLRLLAGVLAGQNFFSVLTGDSSLRSRPMGRVVTPLRQMGAVISGRRGGELAPLAIQGTGLKGILYESPVASAQIKSCILLAGLFAEGTTIVKEPRRSRDHTERLLSYLGVPLQVDGCIVQLQGRPSFDGKSIEVPGDISAAAFFMVAASIVPDSDILLTDIGLNPERTGILDILLEMGADITIVNQREKSGEPVGDIRVRSAPLRGMTIGPELIPKSIDELPILCVAAAMAHGQTRITGAHELRVKETDRIRAMATELSRLQVEVEEQPDGLVINGGSLIKGAVCQSYGDHRVVMSLAICGLVAESPITIEDVACVETSFPGFKDKLLDLLTNS
- the aroF gene encoding 3-deoxy-7-phosphoheptulonate synthase; amino-acid sequence: MVIVLKPEATEQNVDHLIDRLRSLGMVTQITKGKERTIVAVLGDDRVLQGQPLSVFPGVESVTPILAPWKLVSREFQKHDSVIDVAGVKVGGSRIVIMAGPCAVEKLEITVGIAQEVARAGATILRGGAYKPRTSPYSFQGLGQEGLEFLAEARRQTGLPVVSEILDARDLGHFLEKADVIQVGARNMQNFELLKEVGAYDKPVLLKRGLSATIKELLLSAEYIMSRGNRNVMLCERGIRTFEPQYRNTLDLSAVPTLKEMTHLPVIVDPSHATGNWKLVAPLAKAAIAAGADGLLIEVHSNPECALCDGEESLKPSRFTQLMNDLQKVAQAVGREL
- a CDS encoding lysophospholipid acyltransferase family protein; the encoded protein is MAYGLLWILFNGLARLLFRFRTEGSQHFPKTGGIIVAANHASYFDIPLLGCAIPRRVFFLGRASLFPNRYLNWALQKLGWIPLKTHRLDRKAFGQALSHLQAGEPVVIFPEGTRTEDGSLQIGKPGLGYLVAESQCQVIPVYISGTFTVLPIQARWPRLFPLRVSFGKPLKFCKDEGKSVKSFYEDVTTTVMNHIAQLGGVPSPTQDAYDTDSKSKLCE
- a CDS encoding 30S ribosomal protein S1, whose protein sequence is MNTLTQQPEKIDRETLAALYDETFKNIEEGTITEGRVIDIQRDRVVVDIGYKSEGMIPADQFSPEELEQLAVNDPVQVYIEQCEDADGNLLLSKEKADKMKVWEDLEVAHKDEKQVQGKVISRIKGGMIVDIGVKAFLPGSQIDLTPVRDLDGLVGKTYNFKIIKINHRRGNVVVSRRALLEETRDKRRQSTLSTLSEGQLIEGTVKNITDYGAFLDLGGIDGLLHITDISWGRVGHPSDMFSIGDRVEVLVLKYDRETGRISLGVKQKSPDPWTKVEEKYPARSRVNGRVVSLTDYGAFVELEPGVEGLVHVSEMSWTHEVRHPSKVVSVGDTIEAQVLHVDQHSRKISLGMKQTAPNPWDIIEDKYPEGTEIEGKVKSVTDFGAFVGLDEGVDGLIHISDMSWTKHIKHPSELFKKGQSVKAVILKIDKEKERLSLGYKQLISDPWVSEIPQQYHVGEVTTGKVSKIADFGVFVELEGGVEGLIHISEIGPDVQERLEEKFAVGQEVAAKIVKVDCDDRKIALSLWEHLKDLEQTEVEEFNSSQGSVDQSLGGRVVQKKDQGDEGE
- the cmk gene encoding (d)CMP kinase encodes the protein MITIDGPAGVGKSTVAKSLATRLGYVYLDTGALYRAIAWKVQQEHLDPNNLTYIQALLARTDLRLMPSGDVLSIWIDGQAINQVVIRTPDISQLASCIAAIQSVRDWLLPIQRKVVGEVGIIAEGRDMGTRVFPSADIKFFLDAELEIRANRRQRELGQQGKVIDLKTVRNDMAVRDDRDRTRMVDPLRPAPEAIMIDTSRQSVEEVIGHMMQFISDRL